Within the Setaria viridis chromosome 3, Setaria_viridis_v4.0, whole genome shotgun sequence genome, the region ggaatCTTCGTTGGTACTAGTAGCGTGCCCTTTCACAATTCAAGGCAGCAGAGCAAGAGGATCTGATATGGCAACGGCAAGCAAAACAAGGTGCTGCGTGGCGCGCCTGTCTCCCTCGCACGGTTTGACCTTGCAAAAGGCGTTGCGTAGCGTCGCACCGAACCCAACACCAAAATCCTCAGGTCCACGGTCCACCCATCTCGACACGCTGCCCGTGGGCCATGACTTCCCTCGACGTCCattgggacccacatgtcggcCAACGAATGCTGTTGCAGCCACGGTGCGCCTATCCCAGCTTAGCTTTAAAATCAAGCATAAACAAGGGACTGAACTGCATAATTACACACACAAAAATGGAGGCGTAACTGCGCAAAAGCTTTTCTCAAAGGggcgagaaaaaaaaatcgttcTAAAACCCAGCCTGCTAGTCCTAGTCCTGCGGTCCTGCCGGGAGGGAGGACTCGGCGAGGTGGGGCAGGTGTCCGAAACGGATCACCAAATCCCGCCCGGGCAACCGAGAGATCCGAGCCCGCCACGATCCATggcggccaccgcggcggccggtgcggtggCGCGCCTCATACTCGTTCTCCTCGCCGCCTTCCTCGGCGCAGCGCCGCGCGGGGCGGACGCGCTCCGGTCGCTCGGCGTCGAgggcgcgggcggggccggcggcgcccacggcgacgccgccgtggaCCTCGACGCCGGCAACTTCACCGCCTTCCTCCAGGCCTCGCCGGAGTCGTTCGCGGTCGTCGAGTTCTTCGCCCACTGGTCGGCCCCTCGTCTGACTTGATTTGTTCGTTTTTTTTTGTTCCCGTTTAATCGATGCGGCTGGGTTCGTTCGACTCGATCGGTGGCGTTAGTTTCTGAATTGCAAAACGGGTGGAAGTTGAGACCGTGTGGTGTGCTCGATCGAATACGGTCTCGAGATCGAAATGATTAGTTCGTCTCGCCTGTGGGCAACGTCTCAAGGTAGCCCGATCTAGTGTTTGTGGCTTTCAAGTATGCTAGGTTTGCTTTGGTGGTTTTAGGCCTATCGTGTGGGATGTATGTGTGATTCAATTCGACTATTCGAGTAGTGTGCTTCACTTGTACTATTTGAGACTTATGAGCTGCAAGTGCAAATATGAAGTCAAAAGTTCTCAAAAGAGTGAAAACGTACGAAATAGATCTCTACCACCATCTGCTAAAGGGCAATAGGGACTTTATGACAGTCGTTCCTCCATGCTTACGCTTCCTCAACTATGGCAGTAATTACTTCAGTACTTCTTCCAGGATATAGCTTTGCCTAATATGGCTGTTGGCTACACTTAGTAATGAAACTAAATGTTAAATTTCCTCACACTATGCGATTTCCAAATATACTGCGCTATAAACCTGTAGCAGATGTGAAGTCTTACTGCATCATTATCAGTGGCGGAACTGGAGAGAAAGttaaagggggggggggggggggggggggcagacAAACATTTACCGGTTCAAGTATTTAACAATTTGCCCCAATTTTTCGTTGTCCACACAAGCACACAATAGCTAGTCATGACTATAGTAGTTATTATGCAATGGCAATACACAAAAGCGAATAGTTTGCAAAAGTGATCAATATACTTATTCATTTTTATTTGACTGCGCGATTCTTCACGATATTGAAATCATCAATAATCGAATCTGTCGTGACCTTCATTGCAATCTCTCTCTCAATATAGAGTAGCAAGCAATCTCTTAAAAATCCATCttctattttgttttgtagTCTAGTCTTAGCCAATTTCATTGCAGAAAATACGCGCTCTGTAGTTGCAGTTGAAACTAGTAGAGTAAGAACAAAGCGAAGCTGCCtatagagaaaaaaagaaatattactacttgatgttttgtttttttgttagGGGAggccatgccccccccccctcccctcaGTTCCGCCACTGATCATTATGTTTCTTTCTGAAGCTGCACTTAGCCGATATCACTGTCAAACTGCTAAATAGTCAAAATGATTATTTCATTGACTCTATAATGTGTGTCAAACATTCGAACGATCTGAAACTTGTTATGTCCTGTTCCTAAATCTACAATCTATATGTTACCTGCCAAGCTGCTCtggaatttttgaagtttttgtGAGCAATGTTATAGTTTATTTGTCATGTTTTATTTAGAAGACATTAATCACAGTGATGTCAATTGAGTATCTAATTCCCTGTATCCTTAAATTTCTACTTAGCGAAAGACTTTCTGCACTTGGATAAAATTCTAGACTGCTGATTGCCATACCTGAACTTGTAGCTTTCTTATTGATGAAGAGTGCGCCAACATCATCCAGTAGTTTTTTGATTGACCGATGACTGCAGTGTGTTGCTTACTTTTTATGGCAATAAACTTTTTCAAGTTTCTTACTCCATCAATTTCCTGCTTATGTCATTCCAACCTGTCTTGTTTATTGCTACTAACTGGAATGCATGACATGTTTGATCAGGTGTCCAGCCTGCAGAAACTACAAGGTATGTAACCTGCAGTATACTCTATTATGATCTGAAATGCAACTCCTACTGATCTCGATTCCTTCTTCATATGCAGCCTCACTATGAGAAGGTTGCAAAACTTTTCAATGGTCCAGATGCTGCGCATCCAGGGATTATTGTGATGGCACGGGTTGATTGCGCATCAAAGGTACGCTCCAGTGAAGGATGATGATTTTTACCAATTTCTTTAATCTAGACAACACACTTTGGAAGGGATTTTCTGTGATCCAGTCTCACCTTTAACTGGTAATGACATTACCTATAGAATTATTAGTGAATAATTTGGCCTTTTGTTTCCCTATGTGGAATGGGTTCTCTCTTATGGAGCATAGCTcctaatttcatagtttagttcCAGTGTTCTTTTGGAAGGTCAAATGCTAAATAATGATAACCTGTTAATACATCATGTTGTGGTTTGCATTGGCATGCAGTAGTGCCTTATTTCTTTTGATTGTTCGACAGCACAGGTGAATCTGGATCTTTGCAATAAATTCTCTGTTGATCATTATCCTTTCCTAGTGTGGGGTCCACCAGCAAAATTTAATTCCCCACAGTGGAAACCGAAGCAAGAGAATAGTGAATTAGAATTAATTGATGATGGAAGAACAGCAGAGCGTTTACTTAAATGGATAAATAAGAAGATGGGAAGGTAAGTTGCTGTCTATTCGCTTTAGATCATAAATTCACAATTTCATGTGGAATCATAAGCTGTTTGTATTGTCTTTGTATTTTATTACCTGTGTTTAGTTGGAAGTGTGTTGGTGGGTTGGTTTCGGCCTAATACTGTTAGTCAAACGCCTTTAGGATTTGGTCTGATGTAAGCATGTAACCATTATATGCGCATTTCATTTTTTATTGATACAAtcgtctttttttttgcagctcTTTCAATTTAGATGACAAAAGGTATGAGAATGAAAGTGCTCTCCCAAAAAATGCTTCAGATCCTGAACAGGTGCGGTTAAAACTGGGTTGTCTAGTCAATTTGCTTGGGGTCTTGTTTATACACAATGGTTCAGTCCTTATGAACCATTATTTACTATGTAATCAATTTTAATAGATTGTTCGAGCAATTTATGATGTTGAGGAAGCAACAGCTCATGCATGGCAGATAATTTTGGAGCTCAAGGTTTGAGTCAAATTATCAAAATTGACAATTTAATGTGTTGTTTGCTCCTCATCATTTTATGACTATTGCTAAGGTTACCTGCAAACTGTAGATGATCAAACCAGAGACTCGTGACTCACTCATTAGGTTTTTACAAATTTTGGTGTCTCATCATCCATCCAAGAGGTATAGAGGTGATCTTGTGAGATTATACTAGTACATATGCAAAGCTATCCTGTATCATACATTTTTGGTTGACTGCTTAGGTGTCGAAGGGGATCTGCCAACGTACTTATTAACTTTGATGATCACTGGCATACAAACCAATCATTAAGTTCACAAGAGAGTTCTACATTATTAACAAGTGTTACAGGAGACAACATCTGTGGAGAGGGGGTGCCACGTGGATATTGGGTACGCCTTCTATATTATCTTGTGAATTATTGGTCTGCTTGTAAAGTGATTTTTTTTGGTTGCTTTCCTGCAATAGCACTTAAATTTCCCAGTCCATGTACTTCATTCGAGCCCTTCAATTGCTTTTGGCTACAACTATTTGCTTTGAATGTTTTAGGAATTTAGATATCTTCCTTCCAATCTTTATTAGTTTGAGTTTACGTTTCTTATATCTGTGTACCCATGTTGCAGATGTTCTGCCGTGGAAGTAAAAAAGAAACGAGAGGATTTAGGTGATGCCTGCTCTCCATATTTATATCTAAGCTTTTCCATGGGAACAAAATTTGTTTACTATTCTTCAGATTCATTTTAATAGTTCATTGAGAAACTGAATATCATGTGAAATTAACTTCTTTTTTTGTATCAGCTGTGGTCTATGGGTTTTGCTGCATTCACTAACTGTCCGAAGTGGAGATGGAGAGAGCCAATCAACATTTACATCAATTTGTGATTTCATCCACAATTTCTTCATCTGTGAGGAATGCCGCAAGCACTTCTACGAAATGTGTTCAAGGTTTGGAAAACCCACTTTGGTTGTATTGCCACTAAATCTACTGCATGCCTAATTGTTACCTTCACCTGCAGTGTATCAGTCCCCTTCAAATCTGCCCGTGACCTCACCCTCTGGCTATGGAGAGCACATAACAAAGTTAATGAGAGGTtgatgaaagaagaaaaggatttaGACACTGCTGATCCTTCATTTCCTAAGGTTATCTGGCCTCCAAAGCAGCTCTGCCCATCGTGCTACCGTTCTTCAAGTAGGACTGCTGATGGAGCCACGCAGGTTGAGTGGGACGAGGATGAAGTGTTCCATTTCTTGGTTGGCTACTATGGGAAGAAACTTGTATCTTCCTACAGGGAGACCTCCATGGATTCTCATCTTCAAGTAACGAAGCAAGTAGGCTCAATTTCTGATGATTCTTCCGCTTCCAGCACTGCAACAGTCCCAATCGGAGCTGCCCTGGGTGTCGCTGTTGCTAGCTGTACATTTGGGGCACTGGCTTGCTTCTGGAGGACCCAGCAGAAGAACAGAAAGTACTACCATTTACGTTCTTTAAAGAAAATTTGACTAAACATTTTAGGTCTGTAGGATGCCAATGCTAATATGTTCTTCGTAGGTTCATTTCATAGAGAAGTGATTAGGATTTTTTTGTCTCCTTTGTTGATTTGACAGGCAAAGAAAGAACTGGAACTGAAAATAGTGCACCACTTGCAAACCCTATACTGCATGTCTGCATCAGGAGGAGCCTCCGTGAATGTATATTTACTGGGCGGGTTATCTTGGCAAGTACCCACTCAAAAGATGAAAAACATACAGAAGTGCGAAGATTTACTCGTGCCTGAGTCCCGTGATTGTTTTGTGCAACGACGTGAACTTTGTTGCAACAGTAAACAGTTCTATAGGTTCAACGTTTTAAGCTCTGTACTTACCATGTAGCCTTTTGAATACCTTTCTCTGGGGACTAATGTAATTTTATACCAAAGTAATGAGTGAAAactaaaattaaaattttggTCCAGCGTGACTTATCATGAACTGAAAGCTCTTGTGCACAGAAAGGGCTATGACAGATTGACAGTGTTACCGAACGTGTCGTGCAGTAGTACTGGTGAATACGTGTAATATATTTTCTCTCGAGAAAGTACCCGAGTGTCCTAAATCATTTAACCGTAACCGTATGTAAATGGTACTATGAATAAACTCGCCTTGAAAGTTACAAGATTCACACGTGTGAAATATGTATTGATGACTGAAACTTATGTTTTAAAGACTACCTATCGACATCTCGATTACCAGCGTATTTTTTCTTCAGAATTCAGACTTGCCATTCTAGTGCCCGACCTCTCGCGGACCACCTCACCAAGCCGCTTTCTTGCTGATATGCTCATTCTCTCGCGGACCACCTAAATCATTCCCGCTTCAGttttctttccatttttctgAGCATCTTCTTGATAAATCATTCTCAGCTACTACATCATATTGTTATATGCACAGGAAGCccacttcatcttcatttgAAGAGAGTTTCACTAGTCAGTAGTCACCACGTACAATGGTTTCTATGCAAAGCTGCTGACAGCAGCCAAGTTTCCTACTATGTACAGTTGCAAAGCTGTAGAGTCAAATATCTTCCCAAATTCCGCAGGCAAATTACATCTGAAGCTCAATCCTTCGTTCAGTTCGTTGAAGGATCAATACCTTCCTTTGCCAGCACAGCCTACTGGATGCTGATGACATGCTGCTGCGGCTGTGTGCTCTCGGCTCCTGCAGGTCCCGGAATCTGGTCGTGCACAACCTGCATCGTCACGCTTTCATCATTTCTACCTGAAACTTCATGCACGATTTTGCAGTGTGATCTTCTGAAAGGTTTTCAGACAAACCTGCCGCTGCCTGCGTCGGTGAAGCAGTTCGGTAACCGCTACGAGTATGATGTAGACCGGTATGACGACTCCCGCAGTTCTAAGCATCAgcagctgttttttttttgtaaaaaaaccATGATTTGTGCTAGGTTAATCAGGTTGGACATGCATTGCTGCAACAAGGTAATCTAGCAAGCAGAACATATGTGTGTCGGTGCTTGATCAGATTGCAGAGCCTTACGGTGAGCATGGCGACGGTATAAGCGCCTTGGTCGCCGAGGAGAACCGAGAGGGCGTCATGGAGGACCAAGAGGACCATCAACTGGAGTTGGATGTTTCAGAATGTTACTGTACATCCAGCTGTGGGAAGAACAGAAGGTATGGTATGCATCTTTCACCGGCACTACTACTCACGGTTATAGCAATTATGCGACAGCAGATTACGCCGGTAGGAGTGGAAGTTTGGTGGCCATACTCGTAGCTTGTTGATGTAGCAGAAGTTTGGTCCGCGTTCAGCATGGGGCGTGCTTGAATGTAACCAGGAGCGCTGCAATTGAGATTGAGTATTAGGTCATACACAACTGATCACAGATCAGATTCAAATGCATTTTGTCCTTGTGGTAACAAGTAAAGTTCTTTGAGGTACCTGAAGAAAATCGTGTTTCTTCCATGCTGAAACAGCTTTGAAGAGGTAGTGTAGTTTGGTGTAAATTGCTGCGTGATCATGAATTGTTAGATATATCCATCAGTTGTTTATGTGCAAAGTTGTTTGGAAATACCTGGGTACTAGGTGACTGGTGAATAATTTTACCTGCAAGCAGATCTCACATATGGTGTCTCCCTTCTCATCACACCATCTCTGAATGCATTTGCGATGAGCGTACTGCAATAAAAACATCTATTTAACACAAGCAATACTTTGCTCTTTCAGAACAAAGCTGTTCAATTCTACATTCTAACATGTTTCATATTGCTGAAAACTTATTCCTCTGAAAAGAATCGCTGAAACCGTGAAACGAAGTAGGATTAGCGTGATGCTGCGTTTTACCTTCAAGCTGCCCTTGCAGGAGCAAGGCGCCTCCATGTaggcctcatcctcctcctcctggcagATTCTGCATTCTACCAAGACGCCACTCGTTGCCCTGCCATCTTCAGCAGCCGCATCACACGCAGTCGTTGCGGAAGAAGGCAGAGCAGAGGCTTCATTAATGGCAGACTGAAGAGTCGAATCCGTGAGCAATCGGCCCGCCATTACCTCAAAATGATCCGCCATCCCTGGACGCCAGAGATGACCTTCGAAGCACAAGAACGATGAAACCGAAATGCACGTTTCTTCAATCGAATCAATGGGAATAACGGAAACAATCATTACCTGCTATTGAAAAATCGTAACAAAAAAGTTAGTTAACGCACGAGATTTTGCTGGATATCTGTCATATGCATGTATGGTTACTCTAAAGCTAGTTCAACAGACAGAGGAGGAGTCGAGGAGAGAACAGAGGTTAAGAACGATCAAGAGGCAAAAGGGGCAGCAAGCTAGAGGAGAATGCTTGCAACGAAGGGTTTGGATATCTGAAGAACTGAGAGGATGGTACAGAGAAGCAAGAGATGGAGTAGGCGTCCCTTGTTATCATTGGTCTTTGCTTGCTTCTGAAACATCTTATGCTCTGAcatgcttgattgttagtgcaTTCAGAGAACAAGGCATCGGCAAAATTCGAACCAAACAAAATGTTGCTTATTGACCCAAGAAAGCTATTCTTTTCCACTAGAACTTAAGCAAGTGGTTGAGCACAATTGCAGGGGAGAAAAACTTGAATTCTGAAGTTATACCATATTTTTCGGAGCAAGCAGCTGACCCTTTAGGTCAAGGAAACTACTTAACTAGCTTTGTTATGGTGTGACGGCAAAGCTGCGTTGCCCTGTTGCCCGTGTTCATGATAGACTGATATCCTCGTTCGTTTGTCACGATTCACGAAATTGAATTTTGAGATTCTGGTTTGGGAGTGGGGAAGTTGACAGGTGAGGAAAGGTGTTGCATGATGGATTCTGGTTAGGGCCCTGATATCCAGTCTCAACTTTCGTACACGTCTCCATGACTTGTTGCAGATGCGTGGAATCTCCCACCGTGATGATACCATTTTTTCCCCTCTGGAATAGTTATTCTGCATGTCTCACGATTTGGTGTTTAATActtcgggggtgtttgatacaacGGCCAcacgtcacatcggatatttgaatactaattagaagtattaaatatagactaattacaaaactaattgcaccaGATGGAGTcaaattcgcgagacgaatctattgagcctaattagtccatgatttgacaatgtggtgctacagtaaccatttgctaatgatggatttattaggcttaatagattcgtttcgcgaattagcataggggttctgcaattatttttataattagctcatgtttagtccttttaattagcatccgaacatccgatgtgacactgctaaactttagcacctagtatccaaacaccccgttTGAAACATGGATATTTTAAGATTTCTACCGGTTACACTTTCTTTTTAACTTTGCCCGTCATTATAAAATGGCTTTAAAAAATTGACAATACACGATCGACGTTACTAGAGTCACCGTAAAAGGTATTATCGATATATTTAATTACGGTTACTGGaaacaatatatttttataaaataatTGGTCAAAGTTTCACGTAGTAGACCGTGTCGATGTCACAAACGGCACGTAATAACTTATTtatatcatttattttttttaaataaaaatatttaacgGAATATCTTTTTTCACACAAATGACAGAATTTTAAGCCGAGACGTGGGGCAAAAACCCGTTCCCCTGCCTAGGCCCAAGTTCTGATACTCCCTCACGTGATCGCAGCCGTTACGCTATTACGCtatcgtctagtttcatctccCTCTTCCCTCATcatgccatgccatgtcatGCCTATGAGCAATTAGGGAGGATACGACGTTACTTGTGATGTCACTCTCATGAGCATCTCCGCGCCACATCGCTCCTTCCAACACCTCTTCATGCCATATTGTTTCGCGGGTTCAGAGTACCCCATCCTTAATGGTGGGTATACGAGGAGTGAAAGTTCTGTTTATCATGACTTTTTAACACATAAAAAAGAGTGCTCCACAATCACCAACCAATTACCAAATGCCGCTAAAGAATTCCTTAATTTGAGGAACAacacttcaattttttttccgaaaaatACTTCAAGTTTTTAATACCGTTCATATTTGGCAATGAGAAATTTCAAAGAGAAAATggcaaagagaaaaagaaaagaaacaaaagacaTTCACCCTGACGATCCCACATCCTATCCAACGGTCCCGATCTTCCATCCAGCACTCCAGCGCCGAATCTCCAACCCGCAAAACCCTAGCCCAACTCCTCCCGACTATAAAGGCCTCCACCTCCTGCTTCCGCTCCTTTCCCCTCCTATCCCtctctcgcgccgccgccgccgccgccgccaccacccctaCCCTCGCAGCCCCAACCTCCTCGGCGACCATGGCCAGCGGGCAGGAGTCGCTCTCCCTTGTGGGCACGATGCGCGGCCACAACGGAGAGGTGACGGCGATCGCGACCCCGATCGACAACTCGCCGTTCATCGTCTCGTCCTCCCGCGACAAGTCCGTGCTGGTGTGGGACCTGACCAACCCGGTCCACTCCACCCCGGACTCCGGCGCGGCCGCCGACTACGGCGTCCCCTTCCGCCGCCTCACCGGCCACTCCCACTTCGTCCAGGACGTCGTCCTCAGCTCCGACGGTCAGTTCGCGCTGTCCGGCTCCTGGGACGGCGAGCTCCGCCTCTGGGATCTCTCCACCGGCCTCACCACCCGCCGCTTCGTCGGCCACGAGAAGGACGTCATCTCCGTCGCCTTCTCCGTCGACAACCGCCAGATCGTCTCCGCGTCCCGCGACAAGACCATCAAGCTCTGGAACACCCTCGGTGAGTGCAAGTACACCATTGgcggcgacctcggcggcggcgagggccacAACGGCTGGGTCTCCTGCGTCAGGTTCTCACCCAACACCTTCGCGCCCACTATTGTCTCCGGCTCCTGGGACCGCACCGTCAAGGTCTGGAACCTTACCAACTGCAAGCTGCGCTGCACCCTCGATGGCCACGGCGGCTATGTCAACGCCGTCGCCGTGAGCCCTGACGGGTCCCTGTGCGCCTCCGGCGGGAAGGACGGCTATACTCTGCTGTGGGATTTGACTGAGGGGAAGAGGCTGTACTCACTGGACGCAGGCTCCATCATCCACTCACTCTGCTTCTCGCCCAACCGCTACTGGCTCTGTGCTGCTACCCAGGACTCTGTCAAGATCTGGGACCTTGAGTCGAAGCACGTCGTGCAGGACCTCAAGCCCGACATCCAGATCTCCAAGAACCAGGTATGTC harbors:
- the LOC117848814 gene encoding sulfhydryl oxidase 1 isoform X2 → MAATAAAGAVARLILVLLAAFLGAAPRGADALRSLGVEGAGGAGGAHGDAAVDLDAGNFTAFLQASPESFAVVEFFAHWCPACRNYKPHYEKVAKLFNGPDAAHPGIIVMARVDCASKVNLDLCNKFSVDHYPFLVWGPPAKFNSPQWKPKQENSELELIDDGRTAERLLKWINKKMGSSFNLDDKRYENESALPKNASDPEQIVRAIYDVEEATAHAWQIILELKMIKPETRDSLIRFLQILVSHHPSKRCRRGSANVLINFDDHWHTNQSLSSQESSTLLTSVTGDNICGEGVPRGYWMFCRGSKKETRGFSCGLWVLLHSLTVRSGDGESQSTFTSICDFIHNFFICEECRKHFYEMCSSVSVPFKSARDLTLWLWRAHNKVNERLMKEEKDLDTADPSFPKVIWPPKQLCPSCYRSSSRTADGATQVEWDEDEVFHFLVGYYGKKLVSSYRETSMDSHLQVTKQVGSISDDSSASSTATVPIGAALGVAVASCTFGALACFWRTQQKNRKQRKNWN
- the LOC117848814 gene encoding sulfhydryl oxidase 1 isoform X1, which codes for MAATAAAGAVARLILVLLAAFLGAAPRGADALRSLGVEGAGGAGGAHGDAAVDLDAGNFTAFLQASPESFAVVEFFAHWCPACRNYKPHYEKVAKLFNGPDAAHPGIIVMARVDCASKVNLDLCNKFSVDHYPFLVWGPPAKFNSPQWKPKQENSELELIDDGRTAERLLKWINKKMGSSFNLDDKRYENESALPKNASDPEQIVRAIYDVEEATAHAWQIILELKMIKPETRDSLIRFLQILVSHHPSKRCRRGSANVLINFDDHWHTNQSLSSQESSTLLTSVTGDNICGEGVPRGYWMFCRGSKKETRGFSCGLWVLLHSLTVRSGDGESQSTFTSICDFIHNFFICEECRKHFYEMCSSVSVPFKSARDLTLWLWRAHNKVNERLMKEEKDLDTADPSFPKVIWPPKQLCPSCYRSSSRTADGATQVEWDEDEVFHFLVGYYGKKLVSSYRETSMDSHLQVTKQVGSISDDSSASSTATVPIGAALGVAVASCTFGALACFWRTQQKNRKYYHLRSLKKI
- the LOC117848816 gene encoding uncharacterized protein, giving the protein MADHFEVMAGRLLTDSTLQSAINEASALPSSATTACDAAAEDGRATSGVLVECRICQEEEDEAYMEAPCSCKGSLKYAHRKCIQRWCDEKGDTICEICLQQFTPNYTTSSKLFQHGRNTIFFSAPGYIQARPMLNADQTSATSTSYEYGHQTSTPTGVICCRIIAITLMVLLVLHDALSVLLGDQGAYTVAMLTLLMLRTAGVVIPVYIILVAVTELLHRRRQRQVVHDQIPGPAGAESTQPQQHVISIQ
- the LOC117848860 gene encoding small ribosomal subunit protein RACK1z; the protein is MASGQESLSLVGTMRGHNGEVTAIATPIDNSPFIVSSSRDKSVLVWDLTNPVHSTPDSGAAADYGVPFRRLTGHSHFVQDVVLSSDGQFALSGSWDGELRLWDLSTGLTTRRFVGHEKDVISVAFSVDNRQIVSASRDKTIKLWNTLGECKYTIGGDLGGGEGHNGWVSCVRFSPNTFAPTIVSGSWDRTVKVWNLTNCKLRCTLDGHGGYVNAVAVSPDGSLCASGGKDGYTLLWDLTEGKRLYSLDAGSIIHSLCFSPNRYWLCAATQDSVKIWDLESKHVVQDLKPDIQISKNQILYCTSLSWSADGSTLYTGYTDGSIRVWKISGFGYAG